Proteins encoded together in one uncultured Sphaerochaeta sp. window:
- the era gene encoding GTPase Era encodes MKCATVAIIGRPSAGKSTLLNTICEMKVSITASTPQTTRNAIRGIYTDERGQLIFTDTPGFHLSEKTLNKRLQETALKTLEENDAVLYILDAKRSAGEEEKALASHIAKLKTPVICVINKSDILKEEELAEAQAFLEEMLPGKTVLGASAKLDEGVDEILIELFKHAPEGELLYPADAYTDQNLEFRISEIIREKAINLVTEEIPHAIYVEIADIEYSEENNTVWVRAFIVVERDTQKGIVVGKRGAGIAKIRKGAEPEIRDIFPGKKLRLDLRVKAQDKWRNNSIILDRILR; translated from the coding sequence ATGAAATGTGCTACGGTTGCCATTATCGGCAGACCATCAGCTGGAAAGAGCACCCTGCTCAATACGATTTGTGAGATGAAGGTCTCCATTACCGCCAGTACCCCGCAAACCACCAGGAATGCGATCAGGGGTATCTATACCGACGAGAGGGGACAGTTGATCTTCACCGATACACCTGGTTTCCACCTCAGTGAAAAAACGTTGAACAAGCGCCTGCAAGAGACTGCGCTGAAGACCCTCGAGGAGAACGATGCAGTACTCTATATCCTCGATGCCAAGCGCAGTGCAGGAGAAGAGGAGAAAGCTCTCGCCAGCCATATTGCAAAACTGAAAACCCCGGTTATCTGTGTCATCAACAAGAGTGACATCCTCAAGGAAGAGGAATTAGCAGAAGCCCAGGCATTCCTTGAAGAGATGTTGCCAGGAAAAACAGTACTGGGAGCCTCGGCAAAACTCGATGAAGGGGTCGATGAGATCCTCATCGAGCTGTTCAAGCATGCACCAGAGGGTGAATTGCTCTACCCTGCCGATGCATATACCGACCAAAACCTTGAATTCCGTATCAGTGAGATCATCCGTGAGAAGGCGATCAACTTGGTGACCGAGGAAATTCCCCACGCAATCTATGTCGAGATTGCCGATATTGAATACAGTGAGGAAAACAATACGGTTTGGGTGCGGGCATTCATCGTGGTAGAACGCGATACGCAGAAGGGTATTGTGGTAGGTAAGCGAGGAGCGGGCATCGCAAAAATCCGCAAGGGTGCCGAGCCTGAGATCCGCGATATCTTCCCAGGAAAGAAACTCCGACTCGACCTCAGGGTCAAAGCCCAGGACAAGTGGAGAAACAACTCCATCATCCTGGACAGGATTCTCCGCTAG
- a CDS encoding ATP-dependent Clp protease proteolytic subunit: MPQEEEKKPATQDPQIQEKLLKTRSILLSGEIDKESAESVIKQMLILEGESDEPIKIFINSPGGDVDAGYAIFDMARFITAPVTMIGMGLVASAAALVLLAVPKEQRIALPNSTYLIHQPMSGMKGVATDIEIHAQHLEKLREKLDKLIAQETGKSLEEVRSDTERDHWLSADEAQSYGLVSRIVKQRSEL, encoded by the coding sequence ATGCCACAAGAAGAAGAAAAAAAGCCTGCAACGCAGGATCCACAGATACAGGAAAAACTCCTAAAAACCCGTTCCATCCTTCTCTCGGGAGAGATTGACAAGGAGAGCGCAGAGTCGGTCATCAAGCAGATGCTCATCCTTGAAGGAGAGAGTGATGAACCGATCAAGATTTTCATCAACAGCCCCGGTGGTGATGTCGATGCAGGCTATGCAATCTTTGACATGGCTCGCTTCATTACTGCTCCCGTTACCATGATTGGGATGGGCTTGGTGGCAAGTGCTGCTGCCTTGGTCCTTTTGGCTGTTCCCAAGGAGCAACGCATTGCGTTGCCTAACTCCACCTACCTCATCCACCAACCGATGAGTGGCATGAAAGGGGTTGCCACTGATATTGAGATTCACGCCCAGCATCTTGAGAAGCTGCGTGAGAAACTTGACAAGCTGATCGCACAGGAGACAGGCAAGAGCCTTGAGGAAGTGCGCAGTGATACCGAACGGGATCATTGGCTTAGTGCAGATGAAGCACAGAGCTATGGTCTAGTCAGCAGAATTGTTAAACAACGGAGTGAATTGTAA